The following are from one region of the Bradyrhizobium septentrionale genome:
- a CDS encoding Dabb family protein produces MIRHIVFFTANDQAGIDQIVEGLSVLTAIPYARRLEIARNRKSDQLGNEVDVVVYGEFDSEMDLAAYKTHGLYQEAIRCVRPLRELRFAADYELSADVYFAEPSGLSQVVRRPRRASRS; encoded by the coding sequence ATGATCCGTCACATCGTCTTCTTCACAGCCAACGATCAAGCCGGCATCGACCAGATCGTCGAAGGTCTGTCAGTTCTCACCGCAATCCCGTATGCACGCCGGCTCGAGATTGCGCGCAACCGCAAGAGCGATCAACTCGGCAATGAAGTCGACGTCGTGGTGTACGGTGAGTTCGACAGCGAGATGGATCTCGCTGCGTACAAAACGCACGGTTTGTATCAAGAAGCGATCCGGTGCGTCCGGCCACTTCGGGAACTGCGGTTTGCCGCTGACTACGAACTGTCAGCAGATGTCTATTTCGCTGAACCGTCAGGGTTGAGCCAAGTTGTTCGACGCCCCCGACGAGCTAGTCGCAGCTAA
- the tnpA gene encoding IS66-like element accessory protein TnpA, translating to MDVHKDSAVLSRMDLVETGRRRRWTRAEKLRIVEESFSGPRLVSATARRYGISRQLLLSWRKAWTCHDPAEEDSIGPTFVPAIVAASTPPTTEAVETGQIEIVSPQGLRVVFGPGADIEAVVRIARGLARR from the coding sequence ATGGACGTACATAAGGACAGTGCGGTGCTGAGCCGCATGGATTTGGTGGAGACCGGTCGGCGGCGACGCTGGACGCGTGCGGAGAAGCTCAGAATCGTAGAGGAGAGCTTCTCGGGGCCACGACTGGTGTCGGCGACGGCTCGCCGGTATGGGATATCACGTCAGCTTCTGCTGAGCTGGCGCAAGGCTTGGACCTGTCATGATCCGGCCGAAGAGGATTCGATCGGCCCGACATTCGTCCCTGCGATAGTTGCGGCAAGTACGCCGCCAACGACGGAAGCTGTCGAGACAGGTCAGATCGAAATCGTGAGCCCTCAGGGGCTGCGCGTGGTCTTCGGCCCCGGTGCGGATATCGAGGCGGTCGTTCGAATTGCTCGGGGCCTGGCGCGCCGATGA
- the tnpB gene encoding IS66 family insertion sequence element accessory protein TnpB, translating to MRRKERLRLFTKRLERGRFIWPSVAGESVTISPAQLSYLLSGIDWRNPQETQRPTRVG from the coding sequence GTGCGTAGAAAGGAGCGCTTACGCTTGTTCACCAAAAGACTCGAGAGAGGCAGGTTCATCTGGCCATCGGTTGCTGGTGAATCGGTAACGATCTCTCCGGCGCAGTTGAGCTATCTGTTGTCCGGGATCGATTGGCGCAACCCTCAAGAAACCCAGCGTCCGACGCGGGTCGGATAG
- the tnpB gene encoding IS66 family insertion sequence element accessory protein TnpB (TnpB, as the term is used for proteins encoded by IS66 family insertion elements, is considered an accessory protein, since TnpC, encoded by a neighboring gene, is a DDE family transposase.), which yields MIPIPTGVRVWLATGHTDMRCGFPSLALRVQEVLKRDAMGGGLFCFRGKRGDLLKVIWHDGQGACLFVSAHFTAQAARAAGRGVAWRRGPAGSSERLD from the coding sequence ATGATCCCGATCCCGACGGGCGTGCGGGTGTGGCTGGCGACGGGCCATACCGACATGCGGTGCGGCTTTCCGAGCCTGGCTCTGCGCGTGCAGGAAGTGCTCAAGCGCGACGCCATGGGCGGCGGTCTTTTCTGCTTCCGGGGCAAACGCGGTGATCTATTGAAGGTCATTTGGCACGATGGCCAGGGCGCCTGCTTGTTCGTAAGCGCGCATTTTACTGCACAGGCTGCGCGCGCGGCTGGCCGCGGCGTCGCGTGGCGCCGGGGCCCAGCGGGATCATCGGAACGGCTTGATTGA
- the tnpA gene encoding IS66-like element accessory protein TnpA: MITPEEPLRLETVGVLRNGRRRYDPASKQRLVEACLQSGVSLAGLALQHGVNANLLRKWVAKRQLQNGDGQPEARAPIAPAFIPVRAPSPSPTRSAGAIAVCATERSCAGRLTASMPNGVTLSLEGGDAQLLSAVIEALGRCDVPTGV; encoded by the coding sequence ATGATCACTCCAGAAGAACCTTTGAGACTTGAGACGGTCGGCGTGTTGCGCAATGGCCGGCGTCGCTATGATCCGGCCAGCAAACAGCGGCTGGTCGAGGCCTGTCTGCAGTCTGGCGTGTCGCTGGCGGGGCTTGCGCTGCAACACGGCGTGAACGCGAACCTGCTGCGCAAGTGGGTGGCCAAGCGACAACTTCAGAACGGGGATGGCCAGCCGGAGGCGCGGGCGCCGATTGCGCCAGCCTTTATTCCGGTTCGCGCGCCGTCGCCGTCGCCAACTCGATCTGCTGGCGCGATTGCGGTTTGCGCGACGGAGCGATCCTGTGCAGGGCGGCTGACGGCATCGATGCCCAACGGCGTGACGCTTTCGCTGGAAGGCGGCGACGCGCAGTTGCTGTCGGCGGTGATTGAAGCGCTGGGGCGTTGCGATGTTCCGACTGGCGTCTGA
- the tnpB gene encoding IS66 family insertion sequence element accessory protein TnpB (TnpB, as the term is used for proteins encoded by IS66 family insertion elements, is considered an accessory protein, since TnpC, encoded by a neighboring gene, is a DDE family transposase.): MFRLASDLRVYLHREPIDFRAGINSLAIVVEQSMGLDPFQRAVFAFCNRRRDRIKLLIYDRSGFWMLLKRLEADRFHWPRSQEAVLTLTTEELHWLLDGINIAAVRRHPVRQYQSVG, translated from the coding sequence ATGTTCCGACTGGCGTCTGATCTTCGGGTCTACCTTCACCGCGAACCGATTGACTTCCGGGCGGGCATCAACAGCCTGGCGATCGTGGTCGAGCAGTCGATGGGGCTGGATCCGTTCCAGCGCGCGGTGTTCGCGTTCTGCAATCGTCGCCGCGACCGGATCAAGCTGCTGATTTATGATCGGTCAGGATTTTGGATGCTGCTGAAGCGGCTGGAGGCCGACAGATTCCACTGGCCCCGAAGTCAGGAGGCGGTGCTGACGCTGACGACGGAGGAGCTGCACTGGCTGCTTGACGGCATCAACATCGCGGCGGTGCGTCGTCATCCGGTGCGGCAATATCAGAGCGTGGGCTGA
- the tnpC gene encoding IS66 family transposase, protein MSRKPTTHELEALIAAHAAEIAALKAENEKLAQRVLHLEEQLRLERLHRYAPKSEKLKERIFNEAEQAAAESRDDDDVEAVAVPDTGLPEAPKPAPKARGRKPLPDDLPRQRVEHDLGEDQKDCPCCHNRMHRMGETVTEQLHVEVKASVLQHVRFKYACRHCERTALNTPIVTAPMPAQPLPGSVATPSTLALVLANKYVDGTPLYRVADALGRADVSISRGTLGNWVIRASELHLHRVYDALQQKLMSQPLVHGDETWVQVLKEDGRDAQAKSFMWAYRSGQDCAQPVVLFDYQPGRGQQHPQAFLAGYRGLLMSDGYDAWRTLTGATHLGCMAHARRKFTDALKARTKPGGPPLQALKFFEALYEVERVARQTPPDGETRAAYTLRLRQQHSLPVLAAFRTWLDDQAPKVLPESLTGKAIAYARNQWDYLTRYTSDGLAPIDNNVLERDIRPFCTGRKSWLFSDTVAGAKASAVIYSLVLTCRACGVDPYAWLRHALTELPQRAPDADIEDLLPFNCTAQKNLPADNDSG, encoded by the coding sequence ATGAGTCGCAAGCCCACGACGCACGAACTGGAAGCCTTGATCGCGGCGCACGCGGCCGAGATCGCGGCGCTGAAGGCCGAAAACGAGAAACTCGCACAACGCGTGCTGCATCTAGAGGAGCAGTTGCGCCTGGAGCGCCTGCACCGGTATGCGCCGAAGAGCGAAAAGCTCAAGGAGCGCATCTTCAACGAAGCCGAGCAGGCCGCCGCTGAAAGCCGGGACGACGACGATGTCGAGGCGGTCGCCGTGCCGGACACGGGATTGCCGGAGGCTCCAAAGCCGGCGCCGAAGGCACGCGGCCGCAAGCCGCTGCCTGACGATCTGCCGCGCCAACGCGTCGAACACGATCTGGGTGAGGATCAAAAGGACTGTCCGTGCTGCCATAATCGGATGCATCGGATGGGCGAGACCGTCACCGAGCAGTTGCACGTCGAGGTCAAGGCGTCGGTGCTGCAACATGTGCGGTTCAAATATGCCTGCCGTCACTGCGAGCGCACCGCGCTGAACACCCCGATTGTGACCGCGCCGATGCCGGCGCAGCCGCTGCCGGGTAGCGTCGCCACGCCATCGACGCTGGCGCTGGTGCTCGCCAACAAATACGTCGACGGCACGCCGCTGTACCGTGTGGCGGACGCGCTGGGGCGCGCCGACGTCAGCATCAGCCGCGGGACGCTGGGCAACTGGGTGATCCGGGCGAGCGAGTTGCATCTGCATCGGGTCTATGACGCGCTACAGCAAAAGCTCATGTCGCAGCCCCTGGTCCACGGCGACGAAACCTGGGTCCAGGTTCTTAAAGAGGACGGCCGTGATGCGCAGGCCAAATCCTTCATGTGGGCCTATCGCAGCGGCCAGGACTGCGCGCAGCCGGTCGTGCTGTTCGATTACCAGCCCGGTCGCGGCCAGCAACATCCTCAGGCCTTCCTGGCCGGCTATCGCGGCTTGTTGATGAGCGACGGCTATGACGCCTGGCGCACGCTGACAGGCGCGACCCATCTCGGCTGTATGGCGCATGCGCGCAGGAAATTTACCGATGCGCTCAAGGCCAGGACAAAGCCTGGCGGTCCGCCATTGCAGGCGCTCAAGTTCTTCGAGGCGTTGTACGAGGTCGAGAGGGTGGCGCGCCAGACGCCGCCCGACGGCGAAACGCGCGCCGCATACACCTTGCGGCTGCGCCAGCAGCATAGCCTGCCGGTATTGGCCGCCTTCCGGACCTGGCTCGACGACCAGGCGCCGAAGGTGCTACCCGAAAGCTTGACCGGCAAGGCGATCGCCTATGCACGCAACCAATGGGATTATCTGACCCGTTACACCAGTGACGGTCTCGCCCCGATCGATAACAATGTTCTGGAGCGCGACATCAGGCCGTTTTGCACCGGACGAAAAAGTTGGCTGTTCAGCGACACCGTTGCCGGCGCCAAGGCAAGCGCCGTGATCTACAGTTTGGTGCTGACATGCCGGGCATGCGGCGTCGATCCCTATGCATGGCTACGTCACGCGCTCACCGAATTGCCCCAACGCGCGCCAGACGCCGATATCGAAGATCTGTTGCCGTTCAATTGCACCGCTCAAAAAAACCTGCCAGCTGACAACGACAGCGGCTGA
- a CDS encoding anthranilate synthase component I family protein, with product MHVRELQWIEPVKALRCLAQHPQLTFLDSAAGHELLGRYSYLTCEPFGTYLVADGQASWNAEAVAGDPWVVLRSLLARYRAAHRPDLPPFQGGAASFLAYDMNRTLERLPAPSLPGLRLPQSILHFYDVVVSFDQRDQKCWIVSTGWPEQEPARRNERARRRADEFAALLARPGLPRLTIPSRAGPWHSNFSREGFMPAVQRVIELILAGHIFQANIAQCFSARVSPLFDPLTFYCQLRSSNPAPFGALLRYGKLTIASSSPERFLKLDGQQVETRPIKGTIARSADGEEDRRRAKVLLASEKDRAENVMIVDLLRNDLSRVCTDNSVDVMALCNLESYASVHHLVSIVSGTLAAGQDAVSLLRACFPGGSVTGVPKVRSMEIIADLEKVAREVYCGAIGFVGFSGQIDTNIAIRTVTIDGDLAMFHAGGGITAMSTPEAEYEETLAKAQRLFDAFDSEIPGAF from the coding sequence ATGCACGTCCGCGAGTTGCAGTGGATCGAGCCTGTCAAGGCGCTGCGATGCCTTGCGCAGCACCCGCAGCTTACCTTTCTCGATAGCGCGGCAGGGCATGAACTTCTCGGGCGGTACTCATATTTGACCTGCGAACCGTTTGGCACCTATTTGGTCGCCGATGGACAGGCAAGCTGGAATGCAGAGGCCGTTGCGGGCGATCCATGGGTGGTCCTGCGAAGCCTTCTCGCCAGATACCGAGCAGCACATCGCCCCGATCTCCCGCCGTTCCAGGGCGGCGCCGCCAGCTTCCTTGCTTACGACATGAACCGGACACTGGAGCGACTGCCGGCCCCGTCACTTCCCGGCCTCCGCTTACCTCAATCAATTCTACATTTCTATGACGTGGTGGTCAGTTTCGATCAGCGCGACCAGAAGTGCTGGATCGTCTCTACAGGATGGCCGGAGCAGGAGCCCGCTCGACGAAACGAGCGTGCGCGTCGTCGCGCTGATGAGTTTGCAGCACTGCTTGCCAGGCCAGGGTTACCTCGACTCACAATCCCTAGCAGGGCGGGACCGTGGCATTCGAACTTTAGCCGCGAAGGCTTCATGCCGGCGGTCCAACGCGTCATCGAGTTGATTCTGGCCGGGCATATATTTCAGGCGAACATCGCGCAATGTTTCAGTGCCAGGGTGTCGCCGCTATTCGATCCACTGACCTTCTATTGCCAGCTCCGCTCATCGAACCCGGCCCCGTTTGGAGCGCTCTTGCGCTACGGAAAGCTAACGATCGCATCGAGCTCTCCGGAACGATTTCTGAAACTTGACGGACAGCAGGTCGAAACACGCCCCATCAAGGGGACAATCGCGCGTTCCGCCGACGGCGAGGAAGATCGGCGCCGCGCCAAAGTGCTTCTTGCGTCCGAAAAGGATCGCGCCGAGAACGTCATGATTGTCGACCTGCTGCGCAACGATCTGTCACGCGTCTGTACAGACAATTCGGTCGATGTCATGGCACTGTGCAACCTGGAATCCTATGCCTCAGTGCATCACCTCGTCTCAATCGTCAGCGGCACTCTTGCTGCGGGCCAAGACGCGGTTAGCCTGCTTCGCGCCTGCTTTCCGGGCGGCTCCGTGACTGGTGTTCCAAAGGTGCGATCGATGGAAATCATTGCGGACCTCGAGAAAGTGGCGCGAGAGGTCTATTGCGGGGCGATCGGCTTCGTTGGATTCAGTGGACAGATTGACACGAACATTGCGATTCGTACTGTGACGATCGACGGCGACCTGGCTATGTTTCATGCAGGGGGCGGAATAACGGCGATGTCAACTCCTGAAGCCGAATATGAGGAGACGCTTGCCAAGGCACAGCGCCTCTTTGATGCTTTTGATTCCGAGATACCCGGTGCATTTTGA
- the tnpC gene encoding IS66 family transposase, translating into MISKPDDLPSDLVSALAALQAEREARQKAEAKAANWQAQAANAQAKLSDTEALIAHLELRIEKLKRELYGQRSERTARLLEQLELELEDLVATASEDELAAQAAAAKTQNVRPFTRKRPVRKPWPDDIEHERVVIDAPTSCACCGGSRLAKVGEDVTKTLEEIPRRFKVIETVREKFTCRDCEKISQPPAPFHATPRGFIGPQLLATILFDKFGMHIPLNRQSARFKAERIDLPLSTLADQVGHGTFAVMPLFHLIERHVLAAERLHGDDTTIRILAKGKCTTGRIWTYVRDNRPFAGPAPPAAVYYASSDRRGEHPQKHLAAFAGILQADCYNGFEPLFDPQKKVLPITPAFCFAHARRGFFELADIEKNAREGKRGKPVSSIALEAVRRLDVLFEIERAINGCGAEERRAVRQEKSKPLLGDMHAWLLRERETLSRSSEVLKPMNYMLRRWDDFARFLDDGRICLTNNCAERALRGIALGRRNWTFAGSQRGADRAAIMLTMITTCRLNDVDPKAWLADVLARIADLPASRLHELLPWEWKLLRQADKPADQQAA; encoded by the coding sequence ATGATATCGAAGCCGGATGATCTTCCATCGGACCTTGTCAGTGCCCTGGCGGCGCTGCAGGCCGAGCGTGAGGCGCGACAGAAAGCCGAGGCGAAGGCCGCCAACTGGCAGGCGCAAGCCGCGAATGCGCAGGCGAAACTGTCGGATACCGAGGCGCTGATCGCTCATCTCGAGTTGCGCATCGAGAAGCTGAAACGCGAACTGTACGGGCAGCGCTCCGAGCGCACGGCGCGGCTGCTCGAGCAGTTGGAACTGGAGCTCGAAGACCTCGTCGCCACGGCGAGCGAGGATGAGCTTGCGGCGCAGGCCGCAGCGGCGAAGACGCAGAACGTCCGCCCCTTCACGCGCAAGCGGCCGGTGCGCAAGCCTTGGCCGGACGACATCGAACACGAGCGCGTCGTCATTGACGCTCCGACGAGCTGCGCCTGCTGCGGCGGATCGCGGCTGGCGAAGGTCGGCGAGGATGTGACCAAGACGCTGGAGGAGATCCCGCGTCGCTTCAAGGTCATCGAAACAGTGCGCGAGAAGTTCACCTGCCGCGATTGCGAGAAGATCAGCCAGCCGCCTGCGCCGTTCCATGCCACGCCGCGCGGCTTCATCGGCCCACAATTGCTGGCGACGATCCTGTTCGACAAGTTCGGCATGCATATCCCGCTCAACCGCCAGAGTGCGCGCTTTAAGGCCGAGAGGATCGATTTGCCGCTGTCGACGCTGGCCGACCAGGTCGGCCACGGGACCTTCGCCGTCATGCCACTCTTCCACTTGATCGAACGCCATGTGCTCGCTGCTGAGCGCCTTCATGGCGATGACACCACCATCCGTATCCTGGCGAAGGGCAAGTGCACGACCGGGCGGATCTGGACTTATGTGCGGGATAACCGGCCCTTTGCCGGGCCTGCGCCGCCGGCGGCGGTCTATTACGCCTCGAGCGACCGACGAGGCGAGCATCCGCAGAAGCATCTGGCCGCCTTCGCCGGCATCCTGCAAGCCGATTGCTACAACGGCTTCGAGCCACTGTTCGACCCGCAGAAGAAGGTGCTGCCGATTACGCCGGCGTTTTGCTTCGCCCATGCGCGGCGGGGCTTCTTCGAGCTGGCTGACATCGAGAAGAATGCCCGGGAAGGCAAGAGAGGTAAACCGGTCTCTTCGATCGCGCTGGAGGCGGTCAGGCGCCTGGATGTGTTGTTCGAGATCGAGCGCGCCATTAACGGCTGCGGCGCCGAAGAGCGGCGCGCCGTGCGCCAGGAAAAGAGCAAGCCGCTCCTCGGGGACATGCACGCCTGGTTGCTGCGTGAGCGCGAAACCCTCTCTCGCTCCTCCGAGGTCCTGAAGCCTATGAATTACATGCTCAGGCGCTGGGACGACTTCGCCCGCTTCCTCGACGATGGCAGGATCTGCTTGACCAACAATTGTGCTGAGCGCGCATTGAGAGGCATCGCCTTGGGAAGGCGCAACTGGACCTTCGCCGGCAGCCAGCGTGGTGCCGACCGTGCCGCCATCATGCTGACGATGATCACGACCTGTCGTCTCAACGACGTCGATCCGAAAGCCTGGCTCGCCGACGTCCTCGCCCGTATCGCCGATCTTCCCGCATCGCGTCTGCACGAATTGCTGCCCTGGGAATGGAAGCTCCTGCGCCAAGCCGACAAGCCCGCCGATCAGCAGGCCGCCTGA